Proteins from one Gimesia maris genomic window:
- a CDS encoding DUF447 domain-containing protein gives MIQAYCQEFEILQEAAGMILEGMVTSQNESGELNIAPMGPQVDQGMTRFILRPFQTSRTFSNLKETRSGVFHVVDDVLLLAKSAIGTLQEIPETFPAEKISGRVLASACRWYEFQIESIDESEARTVMQAKVIHRGRIRDYFGLNRAKHAVLEAAILATRTHLIEQGDLLAQYQTLAEIVRKTAGPDEETAFRLLEEFISKAYAETES, from the coding sequence ATGATACAGGCTTATTGTCAGGAATTTGAAATTCTTCAGGAAGCAGCAGGCATGATTCTGGAAGGAATGGTCACCAGTCAAAATGAATCGGGAGAATTAAACATTGCTCCCATGGGACCACAGGTCGATCAGGGTATGACACGGTTCATACTGCGTCCCTTTCAGACTTCGCGCACATTCAGCAATCTGAAAGAGACCCGCAGTGGTGTCTTTCACGTGGTCGACGATGTATTGCTGCTCGCAAAATCGGCAATTGGAACGCTGCAGGAAATTCCAGAAACCTTTCCCGCAGAGAAAATATCCGGTCGCGTGCTGGCATCCGCCTGTCGCTGGTATGAATTTCAGATTGAGTCCATTGATGAATCAGAGGCCCGCACGGTCATGCAGGCAAAGGTGATCCATCGCGGTCGCATTCGCGACTATTTCGGCCTGAACCGCGCCAAACACGCAGTTCTGGAAGCGGCCATTCTCGCCACCCGCACCCACTTGATTGAGCAGGGGGATCTGCTGGCGCAATATCAGACACTGGCAGAAATAGTCAGAAAAACCGCAGGACCGGATGAAGAGACTGCGTTCCGTTTACTGGAAGAATTCATTTCAAAAGCGTATGCTGAAACAGAGTCATAA
- the larC gene encoding nickel pincer cofactor biosynthesis protein LarC has protein sequence MRIAYLDCSTGISGDMTLAALVDAGVDPDQICAGIDSLGLPGVKLTFSSTMKGGFHATSVKIEHPKQHAHRHLSDIIQILKQSDRLTARQYELSLALFSAIAAAEAKVHGSTIDKVHFHEVGAIDSIVDIVGVAIGFDLLGVEQIISSPVPTGYGQIKIDHGICTVPAPGTAEILKGIPLADIPIQAELTTPTGAAIIATLVDRFSMLPAMTIEEIGYGAGTKNFPERANLLRIFVGELVSSSNTDYVTLLETNLDDITAEVIGYTRQKLMEAGALDVYTASIQMKKDRPAVLLSVICKPADAERLEAILFQETETLGIRRHILQRSIRARQPHTVKTTWGDVAGKLSLTPSHQSVFTPEYEACAQLAAEKQVSLRTIYRAAEAAYLFDGTNAGPALPAANVPHDHDHDHDHDHDHDHDHDHDHDHDHDHG, from the coding sequence GTGCGGATTGCTTACTTAGATTGTTCAACTGGAATTAGCGGTGACATGACCCTGGCGGCGCTCGTGGACGCCGGTGTGGACCCCGATCAGATTTGTGCCGGCATCGACTCACTGGGTCTGCCTGGAGTGAAACTTACTTTCTCTTCAACGATGAAGGGAGGATTCCATGCGACTTCGGTCAAAATTGAACATCCCAAGCAGCATGCACATCGTCATTTAAGTGACATCATCCAGATTCTCAAACAGTCCGATCGTCTGACAGCCCGGCAGTATGAACTGTCGCTGGCGCTGTTTTCAGCGATTGCTGCTGCGGAAGCCAAAGTCCATGGCTCCACCATCGACAAAGTTCACTTCCATGAAGTGGGTGCCATCGATTCCATCGTAGACATTGTCGGCGTTGCCATCGGCTTTGATCTGCTGGGAGTGGAACAGATCATTTCCAGTCCGGTTCCCACCGGTTATGGTCAGATTAAAATTGATCATGGAATCTGTACGGTACCTGCACCGGGGACAGCGGAAATTCTGAAGGGGATTCCCCTGGCTGACATTCCGATTCAGGCAGAACTGACGACTCCTACGGGGGCCGCCATCATCGCTACGCTGGTCGATCGATTTTCAATGCTGCCTGCGATGACGATTGAAGAAATCGGTTACGGGGCCGGCACGAAAAACTTTCCTGAACGGGCGAATCTGCTGCGAATTTTTGTAGGCGAACTGGTGAGTTCCAGTAACACCGATTATGTAACACTGCTGGAAACCAACCTGGATGATATCACTGCGGAAGTTATTGGATACACCAGACAGAAACTGATGGAAGCCGGCGCCCTGGATGTTTACACAGCGTCGATTCAGATGAAAAAAGATCGCCCGGCTGTGTTGCTGAGCGTGATTTGTAAACCTGCTGACGCCGAACGTCTGGAAGCGATCCTGTTTCAGGAAACGGAAACCCTGGGAATCAGACGGCATATTCTGCAGCGCAGCATTCGTGCCCGACAGCCACACACCGTCAAAACCACCTGGGGAGACGTCGCCGGCAAACTGTCACTGACTCCGAGCCATCAATCCGTCTTCACGCCGGAATATGAAGCCTGTGCTCAACTGGCGGCTGAAAAACAGGTTTCATTGAGAACCATTTACCGGGCTGCGGAAGCCGCCTATCTGTTTGACGGGACAAATGCGGGCCCTGCTTTACCCGCAGCAAATGTTCCCCACGACCACGACCACGACCACGACCACGACCACGACCACGACCACGATCACGATCACGATCACGATCACGATCACGATCACGGGTAG
- a CDS encoding DUF1501 domain-containing protein, with protein sequence MSSRQNQSEVSRRDFLRVGSLSFVGLSMAERAAMAATQRDRSHKNCIFIMMTGGASQLETFDPKPEAPSEIRGPLKAISTTVPGVFLSEAFPQLAQRTGQFSLVRSLYHDAAPIHETGHQLLMTGRLSRGALNYPCFGSVIARQWGPRGDAPPFVVLPRQVTSLGVNTYRGQQATFLGEEFEPATAVGESTSAEFEIEITGESKAIQQQYGKHRFGQLLLQARQLVERGTRCVVVNLFDDLHQQLTWDCHGTGAGTSGKVYEYRDSLGPAFDKALSTLLDDLSTRGLLDDTLVMATGEFGRTPQVNAHGGRDHWPHVWSALVAGGGTPGGQVIGASDARASAPVERPVHASELTATVYHHLGLNPGSCLARSEQDEIRLVDAVPIGELISG encoded by the coding sequence ATGAGTTCCAGGCAAAATCAATCGGAAGTTTCACGACGTGATTTCCTGCGTGTTGGAAGTTTGAGCTTCGTCGGGCTGTCAATGGCGGAACGCGCCGCGATGGCTGCCACTCAGCGGGATCGTTCTCATAAAAACTGTATTTTCATTATGATGACCGGCGGCGCCAGCCAGCTGGAAACCTTCGATCCCAAGCCGGAAGCACCCTCGGAAATCAGGGGACCACTCAAAGCGATTTCAACCACGGTTCCCGGTGTCTTTCTGAGCGAAGCATTTCCCCAGCTCGCACAGCGAACCGGTCAGTTTTCTCTCGTCCGTTCCCTTTACCATGATGCCGCGCCGATTCACGAAACCGGCCACCAGTTGCTCATGACCGGTCGACTTTCACGGGGGGCTTTGAATTATCCCTGTTTTGGTTCTGTCATCGCGCGCCAGTGGGGACCTCGGGGAGATGCACCTCCGTTTGTTGTATTACCACGACAGGTCACTTCGCTGGGGGTGAATACCTATCGCGGCCAGCAGGCAACATTTCTGGGCGAAGAATTTGAACCGGCGACTGCCGTCGGTGAATCCACTTCGGCGGAATTTGAAATCGAAATTACAGGAGAATCCAAGGCGATTCAACAGCAGTACGGCAAGCATCGCTTTGGTCAGCTGTTGCTGCAGGCTCGTCAACTGGTAGAACGGGGAACGCGGTGTGTGGTCGTCAATCTGTTTGATGATCTGCATCAGCAGTTAACCTGGGACTGTCACGGCACCGGGGCAGGGACATCCGGAAAAGTTTACGAATATCGGGATTCACTGGGGCCCGCTTTTGATAAAGCACTCTCTACATTGCTCGACGATCTTTCCACTCGGGGTTTACTCGATGATACGCTAGTCATGGCTACGGGCGAATTTGGTCGCACACCCCAGGTGAATGCACACGGTGGTCGCGATCATTGGCCGCATGTCTGGTCTGCACTCGTCGCCGGTGGCGGAACTCCCGGTGGCCAGGTGATTGGCGCCAGCGATGCCCGGGCGAGCGCGCCTGTGGAACGTCCGGTGCATGCCTCGGAACTGACAGCGACTGTTTACCATCATCTGGGATTAAATCCCGGCAGTTGTCTGGCACGATCAGAACAGGATGAAATCAGACTCGTCGATGCTGTTCCGATTGGCGAGTTAATCAGCGGCTGA
- a CDS encoding DUF4175 family protein — protein sequence MDGQLDQFVNELKRQLNQLDRRIRSLALLRGLGLVILVLICLITLQISIDFLFSLDSTARIIMSSLSLAVVTGCLWFGILRRVIRKRTPVELAAIVEESQSSLNERLTSVLELASAQNETSSVMMRERLARETIASLTNFNITDSVPSDRAMRFIMSAGIAILIFITPLLFWPDAYRLLLSRSVIPWGNFATVSSLYFEVQPGDETVARGTDLKIVAEPHWHTKEPGQINDVWIEWKDSAGKANSRRMDLDQESGFYQTQFPRLLSGFQYTISSDRSRSKQYTIHIAEPPSITETLLTVNSPGYTQKPAEQLTVIPSEFRVIEQSLLEFKLKFDRPVTAVTLESQRYTSGTEERHPVEQKAFSISEDQLSAELSLPVHKNSFLYHLKLESLEGKLTTQSSEHLVKVIPDRAPEIELSLYNQPEFIKPTDGLTVPVKVMDDFSVAELEIHVQKLDEKATVIQVPASQLGTRSVNYEFKIDLEGLRAQQSDIFTYRVRAADNREIPEPNVVWTTPRVFGIDKNADQQLPAGVVARQEKLRGELQKIQQEYKEHKNQVDQKIAELNQVKEKEALKAADQEQLQELSNQERKLAQKLENLANEFLQLPLYQKLAQQTQEVARTDFVKNHDTLKSTADAENVKQARNDLKPVPKAMKGTEQKLDQLARQYDKLIELENDLLNLNRLAEDTNHLADDLLAFNDKLESTKPQPEQQAPRPQENPDGKQPATEKPEMERKKEEAHQQRSPEMEKELADLQAELKHRQSRLAKDLDQLLERRPELVDAARNYQMKQLDSLVRQTSQLVEPQTQLAEAIQEQAPVAAGRPAAPQTAEPPAEADQPATAPGENQAADNNTPPAATPAGQASPAAAESSRNAATTVADGKPATAAQAAESKMSNEPARARAEPAKEESVRDLQRQQQMLAEAATNFVLETAQQFGPDSEPTRRATQLAEESIKAQQAADAGRLHEASQAANRASKKADEIMQAHQEQNKENTERDAFLEQAERMANLQQSQAEKMEQASTSESKRQEALQNTQQALARQTQALSKELSETSRKLETEPIGLKKESQQADRTRKKTETAGQAMEKAVEGLQDENLAQAAEQAQQAAQALQEAARQAQQASKQKAKESPVPEKVGNQVTDAAQQLREAQKQLEQSPEFKNQSDQTMAQQQQSPPGDAKENSQQSSPADQKEKATESGDAKAQANSEAGDKSQSQEKMAENANSQQGDSEQQGKPSKSREAAESLKRAAESLSQAATELKSKAQQGSDPGKGQQSQTASKNMAQGKGQGESEGGGAQTNVDFSELKIKLQAMSDRNWGELPGQLDTEILQGSRTRTDPEYARLIKHYFEAISKSKPESN from the coding sequence ATGGATGGGCAGTTAGATCAATTTGTGAACGAATTGAAACGGCAATTGAACCAGCTTGATCGCCGGATTCGCTCTCTGGCGCTGTTGCGCGGTCTGGGACTGGTGATATTGGTACTGATCTGCCTGATTACGCTACAGATCAGTATCGACTTTCTGTTTTCACTCGATTCCACAGCCCGTATTATCATGAGTTCCCTTTCACTGGCTGTAGTGACGGGTTGCCTCTGGTTTGGAATCCTGCGTCGTGTCATTCGAAAACGCACGCCTGTCGAACTGGCTGCGATTGTGGAAGAGTCACAGTCCTCACTGAATGAGCGACTGACCTCAGTACTGGAACTGGCTTCCGCGCAGAATGAAACCAGTTCCGTGATGATGCGGGAACGACTCGCGCGCGAAACGATCGCCTCCCTGACGAATTTTAATATTACCGATTCCGTTCCCTCCGATCGCGCCATGCGATTCATCATGAGTGCCGGCATCGCAATTCTGATTTTTATCACCCCCCTGCTGTTCTGGCCCGATGCGTACAGATTGCTGCTCTCCCGCAGCGTGATTCCCTGGGGCAACTTTGCGACGGTTAGCTCACTCTATTTCGAAGTTCAGCCCGGCGATGAAACCGTCGCCCGGGGAACCGATTTGAAAATCGTGGCGGAACCGCACTGGCATACCAAAGAACCGGGACAGATTAACGACGTCTGGATTGAATGGAAAGACAGCGCCGGCAAAGCGAACTCGCGGCGCATGGATCTGGACCAGGAATCCGGTTTTTATCAGACTCAGTTTCCGCGTCTGCTCAGCGGATTCCAGTACACAATCTCATCCGACCGCAGTCGTTCGAAACAATATACCATTCATATTGCAGAACCTCCTTCGATCACTGAAACACTGCTGACAGTCAATTCCCCCGGCTATACTCAGAAACCAGCAGAGCAACTGACGGTCATCCCCAGTGAGTTCCGCGTGATTGAGCAGAGCCTGCTGGAATTCAAATTGAAATTTGACCGCCCCGTCACCGCAGTCACGCTTGAGTCTCAGCGTTACACATCGGGAACAGAAGAGCGGCACCCCGTAGAACAGAAAGCGTTTTCCATCAGCGAAGATCAGTTGTCTGCAGAACTCTCGCTTCCGGTTCACAAAAACAGCTTTCTGTATCACCTCAAACTGGAAAGCCTGGAAGGGAAACTGACGACTCAGTCCTCAGAGCATCTGGTCAAGGTCATACCAGACCGGGCTCCGGAAATTGAACTTTCCCTCTACAACCAGCCCGAGTTCATTAAACCCACGGATGGATTAACAGTGCCTGTGAAAGTGATGGACGATTTTTCAGTCGCTGAACTGGAAATTCATGTTCAGAAACTGGATGAGAAAGCGACTGTGATTCAGGTGCCCGCCTCACAACTGGGAACACGCTCAGTGAATTACGAGTTTAAAATCGATCTGGAAGGGTTACGCGCGCAGCAGTCGGATATCTTTACTTATCGTGTCCGGGCAGCCGACAATCGGGAAATTCCGGAACCGAATGTCGTCTGGACTACCCCCCGAGTCTTTGGCATTGATAAGAATGCGGATCAGCAGTTACCAGCGGGTGTTGTCGCACGTCAGGAAAAACTGCGGGGTGAGCTGCAGAAAATCCAACAGGAATACAAAGAACACAAAAATCAGGTCGACCAGAAAATTGCAGAGTTGAATCAGGTCAAAGAAAAAGAAGCCTTAAAAGCAGCCGATCAGGAACAGCTGCAGGAGCTGAGTAACCAGGAGCGCAAGCTGGCTCAAAAACTGGAAAACCTTGCCAACGAATTTCTGCAGCTCCCCCTGTATCAGAAGCTGGCGCAGCAGACACAGGAAGTGGCGCGCACCGATTTCGTCAAAAACCACGACACCCTCAAATCAACAGCGGATGCCGAAAATGTCAAACAGGCCCGAAACGATCTGAAGCCGGTTCCCAAGGCCATGAAAGGCACCGAGCAGAAACTGGATCAACTGGCCCGGCAGTACGATAAACTTATCGAACTGGAAAATGATCTTTTGAATCTGAATCGGCTGGCAGAAGATACAAATCATCTGGCGGATGATCTGCTGGCCTTCAATGACAAGCTGGAATCAACGAAACCGCAACCAGAGCAGCAGGCTCCCCGGCCACAGGAAAATCCGGACGGCAAACAGCCGGCGACTGAAAAACCCGAAATGGAGCGTAAGAAAGAGGAAGCCCATCAGCAGCGTTCCCCCGAAATGGAGAAGGAACTGGCCGATCTGCAGGCAGAACTGAAACATCGTCAGAGCCGCCTGGCAAAAGATCTGGATCAGTTGCTGGAACGTCGCCCTGAACTGGTTGATGCTGCCCGTAACTATCAGATGAAACAACTGGATTCACTGGTCAGACAGACTTCTCAACTGGTAGAGCCACAAACTCAACTGGCCGAAGCCATCCAGGAACAGGCTCCGGTCGCCGCAGGCAGACCTGCAGCTCCCCAGACAGCAGAACCGCCGGCAGAAGCGGATCAACCCGCGACCGCGCCGGGAGAGAATCAAGCTGCAGACAACAATACTCCACCGGCAGCAACCCCCGCCGGACAAGCGTCCCCTGCTGCTGCAGAGTCTTCGCGGAATGCCGCAACCACAGTAGCCGACGGCAAACCAGCGACGGCAGCACAAGCAGCTGAAAGCAAGATGAGCAACGAGCCTGCACGGGCCAGGGCGGAGCCTGCGAAAGAGGAATCCGTACGCGATCTCCAGCGACAGCAGCAGATGCTGGCAGAAGCAGCAACAAACTTTGTATTGGAAACGGCACAACAATTCGGTCCTGATTCTGAGCCGACCCGCAGAGCCACTCAACTCGCTGAAGAATCCATCAAAGCACAACAGGCAGCCGACGCTGGCCGTCTGCATGAAGCCAGCCAGGCAGCCAATCGAGCTTCAAAAAAGGCGGATGAAATCATGCAGGCCCATCAAGAGCAGAATAAAGAAAATACCGAACGGGATGCCTTTCTGGAGCAGGCCGAGCGTATGGCAAACCTGCAACAGTCTCAGGCGGAAAAAATGGAACAGGCTTCCACTTCCGAATCGAAGCGACAGGAAGCCCTGCAGAATACACAACAGGCGCTCGCCCGACAGACCCAGGCATTATCCAAGGAACTGTCTGAGACTTCGCGTAAACTGGAAACCGAGCCGATTGGCTTGAAAAAAGAGAGCCAGCAGGCGGACCGGACTCGTAAGAAAACCGAAACCGCCGGCCAGGCGATGGAGAAAGCAGTCGAAGGTCTGCAGGATGAGAATCTGGCGCAGGCAGCAGAACAGGCGCAACAGGCAGCCCAGGCACTGCAGGAAGCGGCCCGACAGGCGCAGCAGGCCAGCAAGCAGAAAGCAAAGGAGTCCCCCGTTCCGGAAAAAGTAGGAAACCAGGTAACGGACGCTGCCCAACAGCTGCGCGAAGCACAGAAGCAGCTGGAACAGAGTCCGGAATTCAAAAATCAGTCCGACCAGACGATGGCACAACAACAGCAGTCCCCACCCGGCGATGCGAAAGAAAACTCGCAGCAGTCCAGTCCTGCTGATCAAAAAGAGAAAGCGACCGAATCAGGGGATGCCAAAGCACAGGCCAACTCGGAAGCCGGCGACAAATCACAATCTCAGGAAAAGATGGCAGAAAACGCGAACAGTCAACAGGGAGATTCCGAGCAACAGGGCAAACCGTCGAAATCACGGGAAGCAGCCGAGTCGCTCAAGCGGGCCGCGGAATCCTTGTCTCAGGCGGCAACAGAACTGAAATCCAAAGCGCAGCAGGGTTCCGATCCCGGCAAAGGTCAACAGTCACAGACCGCTTCCAAAAATATGGCGCAAGGCAAAGGGCAAGGCGAAAGTGAAGGCGGCGGTGCACAAACGAACGTGGACTTTTCCGAGTTGAAAATCAAACTGCAGGCCATGTCAGATCGGAACTGGGGTGAACTTCCCGGCCAGTTGGACACCGAGATCCTGCAAGGCTCACGCACACGTACTGACCCGGAATATGCCCGGCTGATCAAACATTATTTTGAAGCGATTTCCAAGTCAAAACCTGAGAGTAACTGA
- a CDS encoding prenyltransferase/squalene oxidase repeat-containing protein: MIRWFPTSLLLFSLLLPANLSHAQELDAQKKQLDASIQRAIQFLANSQQPSGAWSFNSYGESTAATSLSIMAFMAAGYVPEEGPYGDQINKGIDWVLAHQADNGLVVHHKSHGPMYSHGISTLMLAEVAGMLKGEREKKCREVLERAVKLIVSAQNVNKDKRNAGGWRYTQTSTDSDLSVTGWQLLALRAAKNIGCDISKDHIDKAVAYVRNCRGRNNVGFAYQPGGAPSATRTGTGILALEICGQHHTRDALEASDYLLQKPLHPDEFYYFYGAYYCSVGMFQMGGQYWQKTRDAIVPQLLETQKHDGSWLATKGSEKQAGKVYATSLAVLALAVEYQYLPIYQR; encoded by the coding sequence ATGATTCGCTGGTTCCCGACCTCGTTACTTCTGTTTTCTCTGTTGCTGCCTGCCAACTTGAGCCACGCCCAGGAACTGGACGCTCAGAAGAAACAGCTGGATGCCAGTATACAGCGGGCGATTCAGTTTTTGGCAAACTCACAGCAACCCTCTGGTGCCTGGTCTTTTAATTCCTACGGCGAATCGACGGCTGCGACTTCCCTGTCGATCATGGCATTCATGGCCGCTGGTTACGTTCCCGAAGAAGGCCCGTATGGTGACCAGATCAACAAAGGGATCGACTGGGTCCTGGCTCATCAGGCTGACAATGGTCTGGTCGTTCACCATAAGAGTCACGGGCCAATGTACAGTCACGGTATCAGCACACTGATGCTCGCCGAAGTCGCCGGGATGCTCAAAGGTGAGCGTGAGAAAAAATGCAGAGAGGTGCTGGAACGCGCGGTGAAACTGATCGTGTCTGCCCAGAACGTCAATAAAGACAAACGGAACGCGGGAGGCTGGCGCTATACACAAACCAGTACTGACAGTGATCTGAGCGTGACCGGCTGGCAGTTGCTGGCTTTACGTGCCGCCAAGAATATTGGCTGTGATATTTCCAAAGACCACATCGACAAAGCGGTCGCTTATGTCCGCAACTGTCGCGGTCGCAATAACGTGGGTTTTGCCTACCAGCCAGGTGGTGCCCCCAGTGCGACGCGTACGGGAACCGGAATTTTAGCACTGGAAATCTGTGGTCAACATCATACCCGGGATGCACTGGAAGCCAGCGACTACCTGCTTCAGAAACCATTGCATCCGGATGAATTTTATTACTTTTACGGAGCGTATTACTGCAGCGTCGGTATGTTTCAGATGGGAGGGCAGTACTGGCAGAAAACACGGGACGCGATTGTCCCGCAACTGCTGGAAACCCAGAAACACGATGGCAGCTGGCTCGCCACCAAGGGGAGCGAAAAACAGGCAGGAAAAGTCTATGCGACTTCCCTGGCAGTGCTCGCGCTGGCGGTAGAATACCAGTATCTGCCTATCTACCAGCGGTAA
- a CDS encoding beta-ribofuranosylaminobenzene 5'-phosphate synthase family protein, with product MSREVNITTGSRLHWGLLSLAPQVGREFGGIGLMIQEPQLKLAVTESAGNSDSMQGSPGSITKIREALAAIRNTCPELYRDRFYDLKLHSEIAQHCGFGSGTQLSLAVAQALASLSEETSLTSVELAQRVQRGARSALGIHGFTTGGFLVEGGKQTAAEISPLVVRADFPEDWHILLVTPTNRAGISGYIEADAIQQLGPMPTATTEKLCRLALMQLAPAVQSHDFEELTTGLTEFGHVVGEFFRPAQGGIFADPQMVELEQKLITRGVRGIAQTSWGPTLSIICQDAAMITSLVTECGYGKYCELRTVRPLNEGAQIQINGD from the coding sequence ATGTCGCGTGAAGTGAATATCACGACGGGAAGTCGTCTGCATTGGGGGTTACTCTCCCTCGCTCCTCAAGTAGGACGCGAGTTTGGCGGCATAGGCCTCATGATCCAGGAGCCACAACTGAAACTGGCTGTCACAGAATCAGCTGGCAACTCAGACAGCATGCAGGGCAGCCCCGGCAGTATTACAAAAATCAGAGAGGCGCTTGCTGCGATCCGTAACACATGTCCCGAGCTGTACCGGGATCGGTTTTATGATCTGAAGCTGCATTCTGAAATCGCGCAGCACTGTGGGTTCGGTTCCGGGACCCAATTGAGTCTGGCAGTCGCACAGGCACTTGCCTCATTGTCAGAGGAAACTTCACTGACGTCGGTGGAACTGGCACAGCGGGTTCAGCGCGGTGCCCGCTCCGCTTTAGGCATTCATGGATTCACTACTGGTGGATTCCTGGTTGAAGGGGGCAAGCAGACTGCTGCTGAGATCAGTCCACTGGTGGTTCGGGCTGATTTCCCTGAAGACTGGCACATCCTTCTGGTGACTCCGACAAATCGTGCAGGAATCTCGGGTTACATTGAAGCTGATGCCATTCAGCAGCTGGGACCGATGCCCACAGCCACCACGGAAAAACTCTGCCGCCTCGCATTGATGCAACTGGCACCCGCTGTTCAAAGCCATGATTTCGAAGAATTAACAACAGGACTGACCGAATTTGGTCACGTGGTCGGTGAATTTTTCAGACCCGCTCAGGGAGGAATCTTTGCCGATCCTCAGATGGTTGAACTGGAACAGAAGCTGATCACCCGGGGAGTTCGGGGAATCGCACAAACTTCGTGGGGACCGACTTTGTCCATCATTTGCCAGGATGCAGCAATGATAACAAGTCTAGTCACTGAATGTGGTTACGGTAAATATTGCGAGTTGAGGACAGTCCGCCCTCTGAACGAAGGGGCTCAGATTCAGATCAACGGAGACTGA